From Vitis vinifera cultivar Pinot Noir 40024 chromosome 14, ASM3070453v1, a single genomic window includes:
- the LOC109123910 gene encoding receptor-like protein kinase FERONIA — protein sequence MRNTGNRCLCLIIPSILTPVYLFIFLHYLTIPIAGYNYNPTENFAINCGSSGNSQELGRNWMGDIDSKFSPLENGTSTTSSADEPPFLSVPYSTARLSRYEFTYSFPLTAGQKYIRLHFHPSLYVGEFDRSTAIFSVKTGGGYTLLSNFSGALVADSDLGKEKILKEFCINFNEEGEKLNITFAPTAGVDAYAFINGIEIVSMPDNLYYTAQDGGFKFIGQQNSFFVETDHALENLYRLNVGGKSLLPMDDTGMFRTWDADYEYLPKLAFVPVNGSITLKFTQIPNYAAPLDVYRTARTMGNNKTENMGYNLTWSLPVDSGFSYLLRLHFCEFQPEIQEQQDREFTIFIANQTAENHADVIKWSGGNGVPIYRDYGVMMPSQGSNKKQKLYIQLHPNPDYETVYNDAILNGIELFKLINPNPDQQPTSRESNKMKLVAITGGVVCGLVAVSVLYFFVVHQMKRNRDPSLRDGALWWGPVFYILGTSTETHRSSLTSDLSHHFSLQDIKTATKNFDKGYIVGEGGFGNVYKGYISGGTTPVAIKRLNPESQQGAHEFMTEIEMLSQLRHIHLVSLIGYCNHKREMILVYEYMANGNLRDHLYNTDNPPLPWTQRLQICIGAARGLHYLHAGVKKTIIHRDVKTTNILLDHKWVAKVSDFGLSKMSPTSVANAHISTVVKGSFGYLDPEYFRFQRLNEKSDVYSFGVVLFEVLCARPPVNQTGEEEQAGLAHWAVTSYKNGKLEEIIDPHLEGKIAPMCLEKYGEIAVSCVLDQRIKRPSMSDVVRGLELALELQESTEKGNSINESLDHEESLSEISGTDDDDKDVFHNGGRDVCDSEASRVTIPSNDEKSSISVMMEDDACVV from the coding sequence ATGAGGAATACTGGCAACAGATGCCTCTGTTTAATCATTCCATCCATTCTCACCCCTGTCTATCTCTTTATCTTCCTCCACTACCTCACCATCCCCATCGCTGGTTACAATTACAACCCTACAGAAAACTTCGCCATCAATTGTGGCTCCAGCGGAAATTCACAAGAATTGGGCAGGAACTGGATGGGCGACATTGATTCCAAATTTTCCCCCTTGGAAAACGGCACGTCAACAACATCTTCTGCGGATGAACCACCCTTTTTATCCGTTCCCTATTCCACAGCGCGGCTATCTCGCTATGAGTTCACATACTCATTTCCCCTCACAGCCGGCCAGAAATACATTCGCTTGCACTTTCATCCATCTTTATACGTGGGGGAGTTCGACAGGTCTACAGCTATTTTCTCGGTCAAAACTGGTGGTGGCTACACTCTTCTTAGCAACTTCAGTGGTGCCCTTGTTGCTGATTCTGATCTTGGTAAGGAAAAGATACTGAAAGAATTTTGTATCAACTTCAACGAAGAAGGTGAGAAGCTGAATATAACATTCGCTCCCACTGCGGGTGTAGATGCATACGCTTTTATTAACGGAATTGAAATTGTCTCCATGCCCGACAATCTCTACTACACTGCACAAGATGGAGGGTTTAAGTTTATCGGTCAACAGAATTCATTTTTCGTTGAAACCGATCATGCTCTGGAAAATTTATACCGACTAAACGTAGGTGGGAAATCTCTTTTGCCCATGGATGACACCGGCATGTTCCGTACTTGGGATGCAGACTATGAGTATCTTCCGAAACTAGCATTTGTACCCGTCAACGGAAGCATTACTCTCAAATTCACCCAAATACCAAATTACGCGGCACCTCTTGATGTCTACCGCACCGCCCGGACCATGGGAAACAACAAAACTGAGAACATGGGATACAATCTTACTTGGTCTTTGCCTGTGGACTCTGGTTTTAGTTACCTGCTTAGATTACATTTTTGCGAGTTCCAACCAGAGATCCAGGAACAGCAGGACAGGGAGTTCACGATTTTCATAGCTAACCAGACGGCGGAGAATCATGCAGACGTGATCAAATGGAGCGGCGGAAACGGAGTTCCCATATACAGAGATTATGGGGTAATGATGCCAAGCCAGGGAagtaacaaaaaacaaaagctcTACATACAACTGCATCCTAACCCGGATTATGAAACCGTTTACAATGATGCAATCCTCAACGGAATCGAGCTGTTCAAACTCATCAATCCCAATCCAGACCAACAGCCTACCTCGAGGGAAAGTAACAAAATGAAGCTTGTTGCAATTACCGGAGGTGTGGTTTGCGGCCTAGTTGCAGTCTCAGTTTTATATTTCTTTGTCGTGCATCAAATGAAGAGAAATAGAGATCCTAGCCTTAGAGACGGAGCACTATGGTGGGGCccagttttttatattttgggtACGTCCACCGAGACCCATCGCTCATCTCTAACATCCGATCTGAGCCATCATTTCAGTCTGCAAGATATCAAGACGGCCACCAAGAACTTTGACAAGGGATACATCGTCGGAGAGGGAGGCTTTGGTAACGTGTATAAAGGGTATATCAGTGGAGGAACCACACCGGTGGCAATCAAACGCCTAAATCCTGAGTCACAGCAGGGGGCCCACGAATTCATGACTGAGATCGAGATGCTTTCCCAGCTGCGTCACATTCATCTTGTGTCTCTCATTGGTTACTGCAACCATAAACGTGAGATGATCCTTGTGTACGAGTACATGGCCAATGGCAACCTCCGCGATCATCTCTACAACACTGATAATCCTCCTCTGCCGTGGACCCAACGCCTTCAGATTTGCATCGGAGCTGCGCGTGGACTGCACTACCTTCACGCCGGTGTGAAGAAGACAATCATTCACCGTGATGTCAAGACAACCAACATTTTATTGGATCATAAATGGGTGGCTAAAGTTTCCGACTTCGGCCTATCCAAAATGAGTCCTACCAGCGTGGCAAATGCCCACATCAGCACAGTTGTCAAGGGTAGTTTTGGCTATCTGGATCCAGAGTATTTCAGATTCCAACGTCTGAACGAGAAGTCTGACGTCTACTCATTTGGGGTGGTATTATTTGAAGTACTGTGTGCAAGGCCACCTGTAAATCAAACAGGGGAGGAAGAGCAAGCGGGCTTGGCACACTGGGCCGTCACCAGCTACAAAAATGGAAAGCTGGAGGAAATCATCGACCCCCATTTGGAGGGTAAGATTGCACCAATGTGCTTGGAGAAATACGGAGAGATTGCAGTGAGTTGCGTGCTTGATCAAAGGATCAAGCGTCCGTCAATGAGCGATGTGGTGAGGGGCCTTGAGCTTGCATTGGAGCTCCAGGAAAGTACAGAAAAGGGGAACAGTATAAATGAGTCCCTGGACCATGAGGAGAGCCTATCAGAAATTTCTGGTACAGATGACGACGACAAAGATGTGTTTCATAATGGAGGTAGAGACGTCTGCGATTCAGAGGCTAGCAGGGTGACAATCCCGAGCAATGATGAAAAAAGTTCAATTAGTGTTATGATGGAAGACGATGCATGCGTTGTCTGA
- the LOC132255095 gene encoding receptor-like protein kinase FERONIA: MRNTGHRCLCLIIPSILTPVYLFIFLHYLTIPIAGYTYTPTENFAINCGSAENWQALARNWTGDVDSKFSPSEKGELSTTSLAAEQPFESFPYSTARLSRNEFTYSFPLTAGQKYIRLHFYPSSYGEFDRSKAFFSVKTGGGYTLLSNFSAALAAEDIQKETIVREFCINFNEEGEKLNITFTPTAGADAYAFINGIEIVSMPDNLYYTAQDGGFQFIGQQNSFFVETDHALENVYRLNVGGKSLSPTDDTGMFRTWDADDEYCVKLAFVPANTSINLKFTQIPNYTAPLDVYRTARTMGNNKTENMGYNLTWFLPVDSGFSYLLRLHFCEFQPEIQEQHDREFAIIIANQTAENHADVITWSTGNGVPIYKDYGVMMPSQGSNKKQNLYIQLHPNPDSETVYNDAILNGIELFKLSNPEKSLAGPNPDPSEAPAPPPPVQSTSPKRNKTKLIAIAGSVVAGLIALSVIVLFIVWRGRRVRDSEPSDGGSWWGQFSYTSVKSTKTSRSSLPSDLCRHFTLQEVKVATNNFDQVFIIGVGGFGNVYKGYINGGTTPVAIKRLNPESQQGAQEFQTEIEMLSQLRHLHLVSLIGYCNDDREMILVYDYMAHGTLRDHLYKTDNPPLSWKQRLEICIGAARGLHYLHTGVKHTIIHRDVKTTNILLDEKWVAKVSDFGLSKMGPTSMSNAHVSTVVKGSFGYLDPEYYRRQQLTEKSDVYSFGVVLFEVLCARPPLNQTVEKERVSLAQWAPACYRDGKLEQIVDPFLKGKIAPDCLQKFGEIAVSCLQDQGIERPSMSDVVWGLQFAMQLQESAEQEMEKSGSWRKVKDEEAPLKASITDDSDDAYVLTSDSGGTWDSKSSGVMIQSSGEEKSSTSCESDALMSGAVFSEILNPKGR, encoded by the coding sequence ATGAGGAATACTGGCCATAGATGCCTCTGTTTAATCATTCCATCCATTCTCACCCCTGTCTATCTCTTTATCTTCCTCCACTACCTCACCATCCCCATCGCTGGTTACACTTACACCCCTACAGAAAACTTCGCCATTAATTGTGGCTCCGCCGAAAATTGGCAAGCATTGGCCAGGAACTGGACGGGCGACGTCGATTCCAAATTCTCCCCTTCGGAAAAGGGCGAGCTATCAACAACATCTCTCGCAGCCGAACAACCTTTTGAATCGTTTCCCTATTCCACAGCGCGGCTATCTCGCAATGAGTTCACATACTCATTTCCCCTCACAGCCGGCCAGAAATACATTCGCTTGCACTTTTATCCATCTTCATACGGGGAGTTCGACAGATCTAAAGCTTTTTTCTCGGTCAAAACCGGTGGTGGCTACACTCTTCTTAGCAACTTCAGTGCTGCCCTTGCTGCTGAAGATATTCAAAAGGAAACGATAGTGAGAGAATTCTGTATCAACTTCAACGAAGAAGGTGAGAAGCTGAATATTACATTCACTCCCACTGCGGGCGCAGATGCATACGCTTTTATTAACGGAATTGAAATTGTCTCCATGCCCGACAATCTCTACTACACTGCACAAGATGGAGGGTTTCAGTTTATCGGTCAACAGAATTCATTTTTCGTTGAAACAGATCATGCTCTGGAAAATGTATACCGACTAAACGTAGGTGGGAAATCTCTTTCGCCCACGGATGACACCGGCATGTTCCGTACTTGGGATGCGGACGATGAATACTGTGTGAAACTAGCATTTGTACCCGCCAACACCAGCATTAATCTCAAATTCACCCAAATACCAAATTACACGGCACCTCTTGATGTCTACCGCACCGCCCGGACCATGGGAAACAACAAAACTGAGAACATGGGATACAATCTGACTTGGTTTTTGCCTGTGGACTCTGGTTTTAGTTACCTGCTTAGATTACATTTTTGCGAGTTCCAACCAGAGATCCAGGAGCAGCACGACAGGGAGTTCGCGATTATCATAGCCAACCAGACGGCGGAGAATCATGCAGACGTGATCACATGGAGCACGGGAAATGGAGTTCCCATATACAAAGATTATGGGGTAATGATGCCAAGCCAGGGAagtaacaaaaaacaaaacctctACATACAACTGCATCCTAACCCGGATTCTGAAACCGTTTACAATGATGCAATCCTCAACGGAATCGAGCTATTCAAACTCAGCAATCCTGAAAAAAGCCTCGCCGGGCCCAATCCAGATCCATCGGAGGCTCCTGCCCCACCACCGCCTGTACAGTCTACCTCGCCCAAGAGAAACAAAACAAAGCTTATCGCAATTGCCGGTAGCGTGGTCGCAGGCCTAATCGCGCTCTCTGTTATAGTTCTCTTTATTGTCTGGCGAGGAAGGAGAGTAAGAGACTCCGAACCCAGCGATGGAGGATCATGGTGGGGCCAATTTTCTTATACCTCGGTGAAGTCCACGAAGACCAGCCGCTCATCTCTGCCCTCCGATCTGTGCCGTCACTTCACTCTGCAAGAAGTCAAGGTGGCCACTAACAACTTCGACCAAGTCTTCATCATCGGCGTCGGAGGCTTTGGGAACGTGTACAAAGGGTATATCAACGGCGGAACAACACCGGTGGCAATCAAACGGTTGAATCCAGAGTCACAGCAGGGGGCCCAGGAATTCCAGACTGAGATCGAGATGCTTTCCCAGCTCCGCCACCTTCATCTGGTATCTCTAATTGGCTACTGCAACGACGATCGCGAGATGATCCTCGTGTACGATTACATGGCCCACGGCACTCTCCGCGATCATCTCTACAAAACAGATAATCCTCCATTGTCGTGGAAGCAGAGGCTCGAGATTTGCATTGGCGCAGCTCGAGGGTTGCACTATCTTCATACAGGTGTGAAGCACACGATCATTCACCGGGATGTGAAGACAACCAACATCCTTTTGGATGAGAAATGGGTGGCCAAAGTTTCGGATTTCGGATTGTCAAAGATGGGCCCTACCAGCATGTCGAACGCCCACGTCAGCACAGTGGTGAAGGGTAGTTTCGGGTATTTGGACCCAGAGTATTACCGGCGGCAACAGCTAACGGAGAAATCCGACGTGTACTCATTCGGTGTAGTACTGTTTGAAGTACTGTGCGCGAGGCCACCCCTGAATCAGACGGTGGAGAAAGAGCGGGTCAGTCTAGCACAGTGGGCCCCGGCCTGCTATCGAGATGGGAAGCTCGAACAGATCGTTGATCCGTTTTTAAAGGGTAAGATAGCGCCGGACTGTCTGCAGAAGTTTGGGGAGATCGCAGTGAGTTGTTTGCAGGATCAGGGGATCGAACGGCCATCCATGAGCGATGTGGTGTGGGGCCTTCAATTTGCAATGCAGCTACAGGAGAGCGCGGAGCAGGAGATGGAGAAGAGTGGGTCGTGGAGAAAAGTGAAGGACGAAGAAGCCCCACTGAAGGCCTCCATTACTGATGATAGTGACGATGCGTACGTGTTAACTAGTGATAGTGGAGGCACGTGGGATTCGAAGAGTAGTGGGGTAATGATACAATCTAGTGGAGAAGAAAAAAGTTCAACCAGTTGTGAATCTGATGCGCTGATGTCAGGTGCCGTGTTCTCTGAGATCCTGAACCCAAAGGGGCGATGA
- the LOC100263492 gene encoding receptor-like protein kinase FERONIA: protein MRNTSYKRLSPNVLSFIIPLYLLVLHFFPIPITGDSPPLYNPTDIYTVDCGASGNLKAWDNRIWIGDTNSRFSLIEKNKASIISKAAKTSPSVDPVPFATARLSRFQFAYIFPVTTGQKFIRLHFYPSSVAGFDRSKAFFSVKIGGYTLLNNFSAALAADAHGDETVSKEFCVNVKQGDQMLNITFTPTASDPDAYAFINGIEIVSMPDYLYYTSPQNGGIQFIGQKNVFWIEIEYALEMVYRLNVGGRFVSPMEDTGMFRTWDEDDDYCVKLAFVPANSSIDLKFTQQPEYTAPPDVYRTARTMGNNKTENMGYNLTWVLSVDSGFNYLLRLHFCEFQPEITERQDREFTIFIANQTAENHADVITWSGGNGVPIYRDYAVMMPSQGSNKKQNLYIQLHPNPDWRTRYNDAILNGIELFKVSKFDNSLAGPNPDPPPNSVPPPPAQSTSPKDYDTQLVAIVCGMVACIVALSTLCLFIRRRGGRRRDADPGASWWGPFSYTSAQSTRASY, encoded by the coding sequence ATGAGAAATACCAGCTACAAACGCCTTTCTCCAAACGTCCTTTCATTTATTATCCCTCTTTATCTCCTCGTCCTCCACTTCTTTCCGATCCCTATCACCGGTGACTCCCCACCTCTCTACAATCCTACTGATATCTATACCGTTGACTGTGGTGCGTCCGGGAATTTAAAAGCATGGGATAACCGAATCTGGATCGGAGACACCAATTCCCGATTCTCCCTCATAGAAAAAAACAAGGCGTCTATAATCTCAAAGGCAGCTAAGACATCCCCCTCAGTTGATCCCGTCCCCTTCGCCACCGCACGACTATCTCGCTTCCAATTCGCTTACATATTTCCTGTCACAACCGGCCAGAAATTCATTCGCTTGCACTTCTATCCATCTTCCGTTGCGGGCTTTGATAGATCAAAGGCTTTTTTCTCAGTTAAGATCGGTGGCTATACACTTCTTAACAACTTCAGTGCTGCACTCGCTGCTGATGCCCATGGGGATGAAACCGTATCGAAAGAATTCTGTGTCAATGTCAAACAAGGAGATCAGATGCTGAACATAACATTCACTCCAACGGCCAGTGATCCAGATGCATACGCTTTTATTAACGGAATTGAAATTGTCTCCATGCCCGACTATCTCTACTATACTTCCCCACAAAATGGAGGGATTCAGTTTATCGGccaaaaaaatgtattttggaTTGAAATCGAGTATGCTCTGGAAATGGTATACCGACTGAACGTGGGTGGGAGATTTGTTTCACCCATGGAAGACACAGGCATGTTCCGCACTtgggatgaggatgatgattaTTGCGTGAAACTAGCATTTGTACCGGCCAACAGCAGTATTGATCTCAAGTTTACTCAACAACCGGAATACACGGCACCGCCTGATGTCTACCGCACCGCCCGGACGATGGGGAACAACAAGACTGAGAACATGGGATACAATCTTACTTGGGTGTTATCTGTGGACTCTGGTTTTAACTATCTGCTTAGACTACACTTTTGCGAGTTCCAACCCGAGATAACGGAGCGGCAAGACAGGGAGTTCACTATTTTTATAGCTAACCAGACGGCGGAGAATCATGCAGACGTGATCACATGGAGCGGCGGAAACGGAGTTCCCATATACAGAGATTATGCGGTCATGATGCCAAGCCAGGGAagcaacaaaaaacaaaacctctACATACAACTGCATCCTAACCCGGACTGGAGAACCCGTTACAATGATGCAATTCTGAATGGAATCGAGCTCTTCAAAGTCAGCAAGTTTGATAACAGCCTGGCCGGACCAAATCCAGACCCGCCTCCTAATTCGGTTCCCCCACCGCCTGCACAGTCTACCTCGCCGAAGGATTATGACACACAGCTTGTAGCAATTGTCTGCGGCATGGTTGCCTGCATAGTTGCACTCTCTACTCTATGTTTATTCATTCGCCGGCGAGGAGGGAGACGGCGAGACGCCGACCCAGGAGCATCGTGGTGGGGTCCATTTTCTTATACTAGTGCTCAGTCCACCAGGGCCAGCTATTGA
- the LOC100241219 gene encoding receptor-like protein kinase FERONIA: MTNTGDRCLCLISPSTLTLLYLFIFLHYLTIPIAGYTPTENFAINCGSSENWQDLGRNWTGDVGSKFSPLEKGKLSTTSQADKPSSSSVLYSTARLSRYEFTYSFPLTAGQKFIRLHFYPSSYGEFDGSKAFFSVKTGGGYTLLSNFSAALAAEDLQKETIVREFCIYFNEEGGKLNITFTPTAAADAYAFINGIEIVSMPNDLYYSSPQDVGFQLIGQQNSFRIETDYALEMVYRLNVGMQYVSAKDDTGMFRTWDMDDDYCMKLAFVPANTSINLKFTKIPNYTAPHDVYRTARTMGNNKTENMGYNLTWVLPVDSGFYYLIRLHFCEFQPEIQQQHDREFTIFIANQTAENHADVITWSGGNGVPIYRDYGVMMPSQGSNKKQNLYIQLHPNPDYETVYNDAILNGIELFKLSNPEKSLAGPNPDPSEAPAPPPPVQSTSPKSNKTKLIAIAGSVVAGLIALSVIALFIVWRGRRVRDSEPSDGGSWWGQFSYTSVKSTKTSRSSLPSDLCRLFTLQEIKVATNNFDNVFIIGVGGFGNVYKGYINGGTTPVAIKRLNPESQQGAQEFQTEIEMLSQLRHLHLVSLIGYCNDDREMILVYDYMAHGTLRDHLYKTDNPPLSWKQRLEICIGAARGLHYLHTGVKHTIIHRDVKTTNILLDEKWVAKVSDFGLSKMGPTSMSNAHVSTVVKGSFGYLDPEYYRRQQLTEKSDVYSFGVVLFEVLCARPPLNQTVEKERVSLAQWAPSCYRDGKLEQIVDPFLKGKIAPDCLQKFGEIAVSCLQDQGIERPSMTDVVWGLQFAMQLQESAEQETEKSGSWRKVKDEEAPLKTSITDDSDDAYVLTSDSGGTWDSQSSGIMIPSSGEEKSSTSRESDALMSGAVFSEILNPKGR; the protein is encoded by the coding sequence ATGACGAATACTGGCGACAGATGCCTCTGTTTAATCAGTCCATCCACTCTCACCCTTCTCTATCTCTTTATCTTCCTCCACTACCTCACCATCCCCATCGCCGGTTACACCCCTACAGAAAACTTCGCCATCAATTGTGGCTCCTCCGAAAATTGGCAAGACTTGGGCAGGAACTGGACGGGGGACGTCGGTTCCAAATTCTCCCCCTTGGAAAAGGGCAAGCTATCAACAACATCTCAAGCAGATAAACCATCCTCTTCATCGGTTCTCTATTCCACAGCGCGGCTTTCTCGCTATGAGTTCACATACTCATTTCCCCTCACAGCCGGCCAGAAATTCATTCGCTTGCACTTTTATCCATCTTCATACGGGGAGTTCGACGGATCTAAAGCTTTTTTCTCCGTCAAAACCGGTGGTGGCTACACTCTTCTTAGCAACTTCAGTGCTGCCCTTGCTGCTGAAGATCTTCAAAAGGAAACGATAGTGAGAGAATTCTGTATCTACTTCAATGAAGAAGGTGGGAAGCTGAATATAACATTCACTCCCACTGCGGCTGCAGATGCATACGCTTTTATTAACGGAATTGAAATAGTCTCCATGCCCAACGATCTCTACTACAGTTCTCCACAAGATGTAGGGTTTCAGTTAATCGGTCAACAGAATTCATTTCGCATTGAAACAGATTATGCTCTGGAAATGGTATACCGACTAAACGTAGGCATGCAATATGTTTCGGCCAAGGATGACACCGGCATGTTCCGTACTTGGGATATGGACGATGACTACTGTATGAAACTAGCATTTGTACCCGCCAACACCAGCATTAATCTCAAATTCACCAAAATACCAAATTACACGGCACCTCATGATGTCTACCGCACCGCCCGGACCATGGGAAACAACAAAACTGAGAACATGGGATACAATCTTACTTGGGTTTTGCCTGTGGACTCTGGTTTTTATTACCTGATTAGATTACATTTTTGCGAGTTCCAACCAGAGATCCAGCAGCAGCACGACAGGGAGTTCACGATTTTCATAGCTAACCAGACGGCGGAGAATCATGCAGACGTGATCACATGGAGCGGCGGAAACGGAGTTCCCATATACAGAGATTATGGGGTAATGATGCCAAGCCAGGGAagtaacaaaaaacaaaacctctACATACAACTGCATCCTAACCCGGATTATGAAACCGTTTACAATGATGCAATCCTCAACGGAATCGAGCTATTCAAACTCAGCAATCCTGAAAAAAGCCTCGCCGGGCCCAATCCAGACCCATCGGAGGCTCCTGCCCCACCACCACCTGTACAGTCTACCTCGCCCAAGAGTAACAAAACAAAGCTTATCGCAATTGCCGGTAGCGTGGTCGCAGGCCTAATCGCGCTCTCTGTTATAGCTCTCTTTATTGTCTGGCGAGGAAGGAGAGTGAGAGATTCAGAACCCAGCGATGGAGGATCATGGTGGGGCCAATTTTCTTATACCTCGGTGAAGTCCACGAAGACCAGCCGCTCATCTCTGCCCTCCGATCTGTGCCGTCTCTTCACTCTGCAAGAAATCAAGGTGGCCACTAACAACTTCGACAACGTCTTCATCATCGGCGTCGGAGGCTTTGGGAACGTGTACAAAGGGTATATCAACGGCGGAACAACACCGGTGGCTATCAAACGGTTGAATCCAGAGTCACAGCAGGGGGCCCAGGAATTCCAGACTGAGATCGAGATGCTTTCCCAGCTCCGCCACCTTCATCTGGTATCTCTAATCGGCTACTGCAACGACGATCGCGAGATGATCCTCGTGTACGATTACATGGCCCACGGTACTCTCCGCGATCATCTCTACAAAACAGATAATCCTCCATTGTCGTGGAAGCAGAGGCTCGAGATTTGCATTGGCGCAGCTCGAGGATTGCACTATCTTCATACAGGTGTGAAGCACACGATCATTCACCGGGATGTGAAGACAACCAACATCCTTTTGGATGAGAAATGGGTGGCCAAAGTTTCGGATTTCGGATTGTCAAAGATGGGCCCTACCAGCATGTCGAACGCCCACGTCAGCACAGTGGTGAAGGGTAGTTTCGGGTATTTGGACCCAGAGTATTACCGGCGGCAACAGCTAACGGAGAAATCCGACGTGTACTCATTCGGTGTGGTGCTGTTTGAAGTACTGTGCGCGAGGCCACCCTTGAATCAGACGGTGGAGAAAGAGCGGGTGAGTCTAGCACAGTGGGCCCCGTCCTGCTATAGAGATGGGAAGCTCGAACAGATCGTTGATCCTTTTTTAAAGGGTAAGATAGCGCCGGACTGTCTGCAGAAGTTTGGGGAGATCGCAGTGAGTTGTTTGCAGGATCAGGGGATCGAACGGCCATCCATGACCGATGTGGTGTGGGGCCTTCAATTTGCAATGCAGCTACAGGAGAGCGCGGAGCAGGAGACGGAGAAGAGTGGGTCGTGGAGAAAAGTGAAGGACGAAGAAGCCCCACTGAAGACCTCCATTACTGATGATAGTGACGACGCGTACGTGTTAACTAGTGATAGTGGAGGCACGTGGGATTCCCAGAGTAGTGGGATAATGATACCATCTAGCGGAGAAGAAAAAAGTTCAACCAGTCGTGAATCTGATGCGCTGATGTCAGGTGCCGTGTTCTCTGAGATCCTGAACCCAAAGGGGCGATGA